A window of Halopelagius inordinatus genomic DNA:
CTTCGACGCGCAAGCCGGCGTCTTCTGCGGCCTCCTCCCACGACCGGTCCGCCACGAGGACCGCCGAGGGTGCGACCCGAGCGACTTCCGAGAGCGCGCCCCCCACGAGGTCAGAGAGTTCGTGGCGCGCAATCTTCGACTGCCGACCGTACGGCGCGTCGAAGACGACGGCGTCCGCCGCGTCGTCGCGGAACGGCAGGTCCGTGGCGTCGCCGCGGACGACGTCCCAGTCGTCGGTCGGAAGGAGCGCAGAGAGGTTCTCCCGCGCCCCGCGGGCCATCTTCCACTGCGCGTCGCTTCCGAGGGCGCGCGCACCGACGAGGCCCGCCTCGACGAGGATGCCGCCGGTGCCGCACATCGGGTCCAGAACCGTCGCGTCCGGAAGCGCCCGGCCCGCGGCGACGTTGACGTACGCGCGGGCGTCGAGGGGGGCCATGCTCCCCGGTTGGAAGAACGGCCGGTCGGTGGGTCGCCTCTGGCCGAAGTCGCGGACGCTCGCGGCCACCTCCCACCCGAGAAAGCAGTCCTCGCCGGAGAAGACGGCCCGGAGTTCGTGGTCCGGGTCGTCTAAGTCCACCGAGAACCCCCGGTCTACGAGAACGCCACCGAGGGCGCGTTCGGCCTCGCTGGTGCTCGCGTCGGCCGTCGAACGGACGTTTCGGCCTCGGACGGCCACCGACCCCTCGCGGTCTATCGACGCCGCCTCCAACAGGGCGACGGCGCTCTCGACGCTCGCGTCCGTCCGACCGACGAGTTCGGCGACGCGGTGGGTGTACGCGAGGTGGCGAACGCGTTCGGTCCGAACGCCGCGGGCGGTGGCGACGCCCGGCGCGACGACGGAGACGGCGTCCGCGGCGGCGCGGCGCGCTTCGAGTGCGGCGAACGCCTCGTCGTCGGCGTCGCCTGCGAGTTCGAGGCAGTACACGGTCTGACCTGTCCGGCGGCGGCCATGAGAGTGTCGATGCGGTACGACTCGGGAGGCGCGACGCCCGACTCGCCCGCACGTCGAGGCGAGGGAGAACACCGAAGGCGTCCGACGGAGTGTACCCGGACGATGCCGTCTTCCGCCCTCCACGCCGCGCTCTCTTCTCTTCCCGCGCCGTCTCCGCTCGAACTGGCTCTCTGGGCTCTCGCCGTCGTGTTCTACGGCGTCGGCGACTACGCGACGACCGTCGCGGCGGCGTCGCGTCCCGGGGCCAGAGAGCGGAATCCGATTCTCAGACGACTGTTCGCGGGCCGACTCTCACCGCTTGTCTCCTTCGCCCTCGTGAAAGCCGCCGCGTTCTGTCTCTTCTTCGCGGGCTACCTGTTCGTCGGCGTGCGGCCGATTCGCACCGCCATCCCCGGCGCCGTCGCAGTCGTCGGTATCGTCGTCACGGTACAGAATATCCGCGTGCTTCGGCGGTGACCTGATCTGTCAGGCTCCGCACCAACCTTTTTAAAGGTTAAATACGTCGTTTAAGTTGTCACATGACCGACCCCAAGGACACGATCAATATCGAGAACGTCGTAGCCTCGACCGGAATCGGTCAGGAACTCGACCTGCAGAGCGTCGCGATGGACCTCGAAGGTGCGGATTACGACCCGGAACAGTTCCCGGGCTTGGTGTACCGCACGCAGAACCCGAAATCCGCCGCGCTCATCTTTCGCTCCGGCAAAATCGTCTGTACGGGCGCGAAATCGACGGACGACGTGCACGAGAGTCTCCACCTCGTCTTCGACAAACTCCGTGACCTCCAGATACCGGTCGACGAGGAACCGGACATCACGGTCCAAAACATCGTCACCTCCGCGGACTTGGGCCGGAATCTGAACCTCAACGCCATCGCCATCGGTCTCGGGTTGGAGAACATCGAGTACGAACCCGAGCAGTTCCCCGGTCTGGTGTACAGACTCGACGAACCGAGCGTCGTCGCACTGCTTTTCGGGTCGGGCAAACTCGTCATCACGGGCGGCAAGCACCCCTCGGACGCCGAAGAGGCGGTCGACGAAATCGTCTCGCGACTGGGCGAACTCGGTCTGTTAGACGGCTGAATCGCGAACCTGTCGTTCGACCGGCGTCGCATCGAAGTGTACGTGCCTAAGTTCCCGGCGTCCGTCGTCGCACACATGTCTCACCGCGCCGTGGTCCTGCAGTCCGGGTCCGCAGCAAGCGCAGTCGCCGTCGCCGGAACGCTCGCATCGTTGGCGCTGTTTCTCTCTCTCACCGCGTTCATCGCCGCCAGAAACGTCCTCGGCGACGACGCATCGGTTCGCAAATCGCTCGTCGTCGGCCCGATTCCCGCGGCCATCGCCGTCGTCTTCACCACCTACGAACTGAACTCGTTCGCCGGCGTGGCCCTCGCTCTCGCCGTCGTCGCGGCGACGGTGAAACTGCTCTACGGACGGTCGAACGGCCTCACCGCCTACGTGACGCTGCTTCACTTCGTCGTCACGGTCATCCTCGGGGCGGTGCTTTTCGCCGGTCTCACCCTCCTCTCTTCGGCCCCCGCGTAGACGCCCCCGCAGACCGGCGGTCACAGGCTTCAACCTCCCAGCGACACATCTCCCCGCATGCGCATCCGCTCTGTCGTCTGGAACGCCCGCGAACGGCGGCCTCGGGCCCCGGTTCGATTACTGCTCGCGGTCGTTCTCGTCCTCGCGTCTCTCGTTCTGTTCAGCGTCGCCTTCAACGCCGTTGCGCCGGTGAACCCCTCGCTTCCCGCCCTCGTCGTCCTCGCGGCGGGCGGGTCGGCGATGCCCGGTCTGGCGGTCCTCGCGGCGGCGCGACTGCTCGACCGGCGGACGGTCGCGGATTTGGGGCTCGGTTTCGACGGTGACTGGTGGATAGACCTCGCGTTCGGCCTCCTCCTCGGGGCCGGACTGATGACCGCAATCTTCCTGGTCGCGCTTCTCGCCGGGTGGGTTCGCGTCGACGGCACGTTCGCGACGGGGCCGACGGTCGGCAGTTTCGCCGTCGGCATGGCCGTCCTCACCCTCCAGTTCGTCGTCGTCGGATTCGCCGAGGAACTGGTCGCTCGGGGCTATCTGCTCACGAACGTCGCCGAGGGACTCGAAGCGTACCTCTCGGACCGGGCCGCCGTCGCCGTCGCCGTCGTCGTCTCCTCTCTCGTGTTCGGCGTCGCCCACCTCAGCAACCCGAACGCGACGCTTCTCAGTACGCTCGGCATCTCGCTCGCGGGCGTGTTCCTCGCGTCGGGCTACGTCCTCACCGGCGAACTCGCCATCCCCGTCGGCCTCCACATCACGTGGAACCTGTTTCAGGGAGGCGTCTACGGCTTCTCGGTCAGCGGTCTCGGCATCGACACAAGCGTCGTCGCCACGACCGAGACCGGTCCGGACGCCGTCACCGGCGGCGCGTTCGGCCCGGAAGCGGGCGCTCTCGGCGTCGGAGCGGTTCTCCTCGGGACGGCCCTCGTCGTCTCCTACGTCCGCGTTCGGTACGGCTCTGCGGGCGTCTCGTCGGCGCTTCTCAGACCGGACCTCAGGTGGCGCGAGGAGGCAACGAGCGCGGAGACGGCGGAGAGTGCAGAGCAGGATGAGAGCGCGGAGGACGCGACCGGTGAGAGACGGCCCGCGGACGCACCGGTCACGGACGCGCCGGACGAGGACCGCCGGTGAGCCGGTTCGCTACTCGACCAACCGCTCTATCTCGGTGACGAGGATGTCGGACGCGCCGATGGCCTTCAGGTCGTTGACCACCTCGAACACGTCGCGTTCGTCGACGACGACGTGAACCGCCACGTCGTCGCTTCCCGCGATGTCCATCACCGTCGGCCCGCCGAGGCCCGGGATGACCTCGCGCACGTCGTCGAGTCTGTCCTCCGGCGCGTTCATCATCAGATACCGCTTGTCCTCCGCGGCGCGGACGGACTCGAACGCCGTCGCCAACTGCGTCACTTTCGGGTCGTCGGCCGCGTCCGGGCGGGCGAACAGTCGAACCGACGAGTCGAGAACGTCGTCCACGATGGCGAGGCGGTTCACTCGGAGCGTCGTCCCCGTCGAGGTGATGTCGATGATGGCGTCGGCCATCTCGACGTGCGGCGTCAGTTCAGTCGCGCCCGACACTTCGACCACGTCGGCGTCGACGCCCTTCTCGGCGAAGTACTCCCGCGCGATGTGTGGGAACTCCGTCGCCACCGTCTTGCCCGCCACGTCCGTCACCGTCTCGATGTCGCCGTCTTCGGGGGCCGCGAGGACGAGGCGACAGGAGCCGAACTCCAAGTCGACCAGTTCGGTCAGGTCGTGGCCCGACTCTCGAACCTGGTCGAGTCCGGTAATTCCGACTTCCGCCGCCCCGTCGCGGACGTACTCGGGGATATCCGCGGCGCGGGCGAAAAGCACCGTCACCTCGGGGTCGACCGTATCAGCGTACAGTTTCCGGTCGGTCCCGTCCTCGATGTGGAGTCCGGCGCGTTCGAGGAGTTCGACGGTCGGGTCGTGGAGACGGCCCTTGTTGGGCACGGCGATGCGCATACCTCGGAGTTATCGCCCGCCGACGTGTGCCTTTCGCTCGCTCGGGACGGACGAGCCGCCGCTAGGGTTTTGTCCGTGGCACTCTTTCGCACGCCCATGGTCGCAGATGGGGTTCACGTCCTCGTCGCGCTGGCTCTCGTGTTATCGATTTTCCGCTCGGAACGCCCGGAAGCGTATCTCGTCGCGGCCCTCGCCGCCGCGTTCCCCGACATCGACTCTTACATCTTCCCCACTCTCGTCGATTTGGGGGTCGTCCACGGGGCCGTCTGGACTCACCGGGGGATGACGCACTCGCTTTTCGTCGGCGTCGTCGTCGTCCTCGCTCTCTCGTACTTCGGCCCGTGGCGGGCCGCGGCGGTCGGATTCCTCTCGCACGTCACCTTGGACTTCGTCACCGGCGGCGTCCTCCTCGTCGCGCCCGTGACCGCCGTCCGGTACGGCGTCTCGGCGGGGTGGCTGCTTTTGAACATGGTCGCGTCCGTCGTCTCG
This region includes:
- a CDS encoding TATA-box-binding protein; this encodes MTDPKDTINIENVVASTGIGQELDLQSVAMDLEGADYDPEQFPGLVYRTQNPKSAALIFRSGKIVCTGAKSTDDVHESLHLVFDKLRDLQIPVDEEPDITVQNIVTSADLGRNLNLNAIAIGLGLENIEYEPEQFPGLVYRLDEPSVVALLFGSGKLVITGGKHPSDAEEAVDEIVSRLGELGLLDG
- the hisG gene encoding ATP phosphoribosyltransferase; this encodes MRIAVPNKGRLHDPTVELLERAGLHIEDGTDRKLYADTVDPEVTVLFARAADIPEYVRDGAAEVGITGLDQVRESGHDLTELVDLEFGSCRLVLAAPEDGDIETVTDVAGKTVATEFPHIAREYFAEKGVDADVVEVSGATELTPHVEMADAIIDITSTGTTLRVNRLAIVDDVLDSSVRLFARPDAADDPKVTQLATAFESVRAAEDKRYLMMNAPEDRLDDVREVIPGLGGPTVMDIAGSDDVAVHVVVDERDVFEVVNDLKAIGASDILVTEIERLVE
- a CDS encoding metal-dependent hydrolase gives rise to the protein MVADGVHVLVALALVLSIFRSERPEAYLVAALAAAFPDIDSYIFPTLVDLGVVHGAVWTHRGMTHSLFVGVVVVLALSYFGPWRAAAVGFLSHVTLDFVTGGVLLVAPVTAVRYGVSAGWLLLNMVASVVSVAVLLVGSRYLWVETSLDRSSSDAATGVFERFG
- a CDS encoding DUF7473 family protein, translating into MSHRAVVLQSGSAASAVAVAGTLASLALFLSLTAFIAARNVLGDDASVRKSLVVGPIPAAIAVVFTTYELNSFAGVALALAVVAATVKLLYGRSNGLTAYVTLLHFVVTVILGAVLFAGLTLLSSAPA
- a CDS encoding methyltransferase domain-containing protein, with protein sequence MYCLELAGDADDEAFAALEARRAAADAVSVVAPGVATARGVRTERVRHLAYTHRVAELVGRTDASVESAVALLEAASIDREGSVAVRGRNVRSTADASTSEAERALGGVLVDRGFSVDLDDPDHELRAVFSGEDCFLGWEVAASVRDFGQRRPTDRPFFQPGSMAPLDARAYVNVAAGRALPDATVLDPMCGTGGILVEAGLVGARALGSDAQWKMARGARENLSALLPTDDWDVVRGDATDLPFRDDAADAVVFDAPYGRQSKIARHELSDLVGGALSEVARVAPSAVLVADRSWEEAAEDAGLRVEERFERRVHGSLVRHVHVLSRE
- a CDS encoding CPBP family intramembrane glutamic endopeptidase; the encoded protein is MRIRSVVWNARERRPRAPVRLLLAVVLVLASLVLFSVAFNAVAPVNPSLPALVVLAAGGSAMPGLAVLAAARLLDRRTVADLGLGFDGDWWIDLAFGLLLGAGLMTAIFLVALLAGWVRVDGTFATGPTVGSFAVGMAVLTLQFVVVGFAEELVARGYLLTNVAEGLEAYLSDRAAVAVAVVVSSLVFGVAHLSNPNATLLSTLGISLAGVFLASGYVLTGELAIPVGLHITWNLFQGGVYGFSVSGLGIDTSVVATTETGPDAVTGGAFGPEAGALGVGAVLLGTALVVSYVRVRYGSAGVSSALLRPDLRWREEATSAETAESAEQDESAEDATGERRPADAPVTDAPDEDRR